One genomic region from Aliarcobacter cryaerophilus ATCC 43158 encodes:
- a CDS encoding molybdopterin molybdotransferase MoeA, protein MRDFISYKKSLEILNSIDCDKIPTQKLFITNAIGRVLAKDIVADHNSPEFPTSGMDGYAIKFEDISSDFIEIIDKNPAGFVVEKSVENGSCIKTFTGSLMPKGSDTLVPIENVQVDENKIKIIKPVPLGFAVRNIGENYKKDEVLIKKGTIIGFSEVGVMASLNIPQVDVFLNPTIAVASTGSEILDLGATQTNDSQIRSSNHLTLEALFKSNGAEVLQMGPIIDDIDTITNFFESSLQKADIVVTTGGVSVGDYDFVQDVIKDRLKAKILFHGVLIKPGLHILVALKDEKIIVALPGFAYSSTITAILYVLPLIFKFRKANQSLPIVKARINQDLKRTQDKTIFTACNVEYKNGEYIIDFVGKKSGTSAILTNMLGNPALLIQNQDSLDIKSGDLVDILLLNNLK, encoded by the coding sequence ATGAGAGATTTTATTTCATATAAGAAATCTTTAGAGATTTTAAACAGTATTGATTGTGATAAAATTCCAACTCAAAAACTTTTTATTACAAATGCAATAGGAAGAGTTTTAGCTAAAGATATAGTAGCTGATCACAATAGCCCTGAGTTTCCAACTTCAGGTATGGATGGATATGCTATAAAATTTGAAGATATAAGTAGTGATTTTATAGAAATTATTGATAAAAATCCAGCTGGATTTGTAGTAGAAAAGAGTGTTGAAAATGGTAGTTGTATAAAAACTTTTACAGGTTCACTAATGCCAAAAGGAAGTGATACTTTAGTTCCTATTGAAAATGTGCAAGTAGATGAAAATAAGATAAAAATTATAAAACCAGTTCCTCTTGGTTTTGCCGTTCGAAATATTGGAGAAAATTATAAAAAAGATGAAGTTTTAATCAAAAAAGGTACAATTATTGGTTTTAGTGAAGTTGGAGTTATGGCTTCTTTAAATATTCCTCAAGTTGATGTTTTTTTAAATCCAACTATTGCAGTTGCTAGTACTGGAAGTGAAATTCTAGATTTGGGAGCTACTCAAACAAATGATTCTCAAATAAGAAGCTCAAATCATCTTACACTAGAAGCACTTTTTAAAAGTAACGGCGCCGAAGTTTTACAAATGGGACCAATTATTGATGATATAGATACTATTACAAATTTTTTTGAAAGTTCTCTTCAAAAAGCTGATATTGTTGTAACAACTGGTGGAGTTAGTGTTGGAGATTATGATTTTGTTCAAGATGTAATAAAAGATAGATTAAAAGCAAAGATTTTATTTCATGGTGTTTTGATAAAACCAGGACTTCACATACTTGTAGCTTTAAAAGATGAAAAGATTATCGTAGCACTTCCAGGATTTGCATACTCTTCAACTATTACGGCTATTTTATATGTGTTACCTTTGATTTTTAAGTTTAGAAAAGCAAATCAATCTTTACCAATAGTAAAAGCTAGAATAAATCAAGATTTAAAAAGAACTCAAGATAAAACAATTTTTACAGCTTGTAATGTTGAGTATAAAAATGGTGAATATATTATAGATTTTGTAGGTAAAAAATCTGGAACAAGCGCTATCTTAACAAATATGTTGGGTAATCCAGCACTTTTAATTCAAAATCAAGATAGTCTTGATATAAAATCAGGAGATTTGGTAGATATTCTTTTACTAAACAATTTAAAATAG
- a CDS encoding DMT family transporter: MLLVVSMILWGASWISTKVLTNYINAYEMVFLRMGICFISMAPIILFTNMKFKLDFKTLILILFASFFLVLYSIFMFWGVEHGTGSLGGAMVPSMIPIITYIFVAILSKKTINLKHSFALILGVFGVLNMINIYQFSLEAIFSKDNIYFIIASTLWAIITIITAKSIKINAFVFTTYTYIISSATLYIFYIDSSIFMKILEFDTVFWFNMFVITILSTTFATSIYFFGAVKYGAKEVSSFVFLVPASAIIIGNIFLNEKIEFTTILGVIFAMIAIYILNNLNFFRLFRKKS; the protein is encoded by the coding sequence ATGCTTCTTGTTGTATCTATGATACTTTGGGGAGCATCTTGGATTAGTACAAAAGTTCTTACAAACTATATAAATGCTTATGAAATGGTATTTTTAAGAATGGGAATATGTTTTATATCTATGGCTCCTATAATATTGTTTACAAATATGAAATTTAAACTAGATTTTAAAACTTTAATTTTGATACTTTTTGCATCTTTTTTTCTAGTTTTATATAGTATTTTTATGTTTTGGGGAGTTGAGCATGGAACTGGAAGTTTAGGTGGAGCTATGGTTCCTTCAATGATTCCAATCATAACATATATTTTTGTAGCAATTTTAAGTAAAAAAACTATTAATTTAAAACACTCTTTTGCTTTGATTTTAGGAGTTTTTGGTGTTTTAAATATGATAAATATATATCAATTTAGTCTTGAAGCTATATTTAGCAAAGATAATATATATTTTATAATAGCATCAACTTTATGGGCAATTATTACTATAATTACTGCTAAATCAATAAAAATAAATGCTTTTGTATTTACAACTTATACTTATATAATCTCTAGTGCTACTTTATATATTTTTTATATTGATAGTTCTATTTTTATGAAAATTTTAGAATTTGATACTGTTTTTTGGTTTAATATGTTTGTAATTACTATTTTAAGTACAACATTTGCAACATCTATTTACTTTTTTGGAGCAGTTAAATATGGAGCAAAAGAGGTTTCTAGTTTTGTATTTTTAGTTCCTGCAAGTGCTATTATAATAGGAAATATTTTCTTAAATGAAAAGATTGAATTTACAACAATTCTTGGTGTTATTTTTGCAATGATTGCAATATATATTCTAAACAATCTAAACTTTTTTAGACTATTTAGAAAAAAGAGTTAA